The Cervus canadensis isolate Bull #8, Minnesota chromosome X, ASM1932006v1, whole genome shotgun sequence genome contains the following window.
CTTAGTTTTCTCTCATTTACATTCAGCCAGTGGGTCTCACACTTGGGGAACTGGTTTAGACCTGTGTTGTCCAATTAAGTAGGCATTAGCCagccatatataaaatatattcacaatCATGATCAATTCTCATTAGACCTCCATTCTTCCCAACTCTCTTCCCAATAAGATTGTAGTTAGGGTTACAGTTTTTGACTACTGAATGCATGATGATCAAATCTGTAACCATGACCTCTGTAGCACAATTTTCTGTGTTACTGATTCCAGTTTTATCTATAAGACTAGGTACAAATATGTTCAAAGAGACAGTGTATTATTTAAGACAACTAATATTTTataaggaattctccaggccagaatactggagtgggtagctgttcccttctccaggggatcttcccaacccaaggatcgaacctgggtctcctgcattgcaggtggattcttttttttttttttgcaggtggattctttatcagctgagccactagggaagcccaagcatcctggagtgggtagcctatcccttcttcagcagatcttcccaacctaggaattgaaccggggtctcctgcattgcaggtggattctctaccagctgagctaccagggaagtcccttttataAAGGAATACTCGTATAAAAATACAATCAAGAGCATCAATTTGGTTTAAAAAGCAATTGTTACCTTAGTACCCACTAGGAAATCAAACAATAGAATACATTctctaatatatttatttcaactaTATTTTGATACCCTAATGTAATTGAAGGTGATAATAcactagaaaaaattttaatatattggtGTTGGGGGCAAGGTGATACTTGTAAACTGAGTGTCACACTCAGTGAAATACTGTGCATTATTATACTCACTGAATATGATTTGGTTTGTAGTATTTACATCTAAGACCACATATTAGGGTGCTTGATAAAagggtttttattatttttcaaaataacctTTCATCTTAACCAAGAGCCCCAATGAGGAAAAtcatagaaattaaaacaaaggGTTTTACACACTACTCTGATGATTGATAATTTGTAGCCCAAGGCCCTCTTAAGGAaattctctttctggcttacaaaAGCTGTGGGAGACTATTAACATCATGGGGCCAGTTACAAGAAAACTTGATCTCTAAAATGTCATGGTCTTTCACTCTGTGGGGGCTTATGGCTCTGACTTAATATGGCATGTGCAGGCCCAATTAGAGGGCACGTCAGCTCCAAGGATTTCACAAATTTATGAAGACAGAAGTTATTGTATCCACCATCCTTAAAGCTTCCAGATAGCCACTGAAATCAGGCAAATGGCATAGTAATCCGAGGTGAATGGTGAGGTTAAGGCCTCCACACCAAATAGGTGCAATCAACATATGGTACAATCAagaacatgcaaaaaaaaatctcaaaatttgaaCAGGTAAACAAAAACCACGGCAGATTCAACCCAGGTAAATGAAACTGCCAGACTACCAAAAGGAGTTCTTTAAAGGAgatttaaaggggcttccctggagaagggcgtggcaacccactccagtattcttgcctggagaattccatggacagaggagcctggcaggctacagttcatggggtcgcaaagagttgggcaagaccGTGAGACTAAgcacaaaggggcttccctggtggttcagcagtaaagaatctgcctgtaatgcaggaaacttgggtttgatccctgggttggaagatcccctggagaagaaaatggcaacccattccagtattcttgcctgggaactcccacggacagaggagcttagtaggctacagtccatgaggtctcagaaCAATTGgtcacaacttagcgattaaacaacaacaaaggagatTTCCACAGAACTCACTTGCTCTGCAGGAGTAAATCAATCTCAACTGGTATATTTTTATTCAAGCCATAGCTAAGAGCTTGATTAACTGGGAAACAGTGCAGTTAAATGACATTACATTCCTTATGATCACCATTCCAATTTCAGTATATGCATAGAGAAATTGTATATGCCGAGGAATGCCACTAAACTAGCTCCCAGGAAAATTATTAACCTTTGTAAGTAATCTTCACTTTCAGGGACATTTAACTTTCACTGTATCAGGGGTTGGGAACATTCTCTTGGTTCCTTGGTTGTGTATTTTGAGAAAGCAAATCCATTGGCACTTATGAGGGCTTAGAACATAAACCAACATTAGAAGTAACAGAAACACATAGCTACAAGTTTTACTTTAATCACAGATTCGAAACTAGAGATTTCATTTGCATATCTTAGCAAGCTAAAAAGACACGTTAAATTTGTAACCAATCAGCAAAAATATGTGCCACACAGATTTTAATGTTCATAATTTAGGATTTATCACATATATTACTTATAAATATatcctttatttgtaaaattattaTTCTTAAGACATTTCTTTCCAACACAGTTGAAATTAtcacattttttaagaaaaaagttccaccctattttaaaatgtaccattAAACTTCAATGTGGGAATAAATCAGTGCcaccaaattgaaaaagaaaacaaaaaaagaaacatactgCTGTGTTGGATATATATGCAGTTGTTACTACAAATAACAACACACGTCTTGTACGGCAATCATATACATACTCTCGTTTCACTTCTCAGTCATTGTCAGAACCATTTGGAGGTAGGAAAACTAATGCATCATTGAAAACATGCCCAAATGCCCTAAGACGGTATACCCCATACATCATTACATGCATCTGATTAGGTGTCAGTCCATTAAAAGTAACAGCCATATCTGAACAACATCCTTCTACTACCTGGTTTGGGTGATTAGTCATTGCCTCTTTAATAAAAAGCCCAACAGATTTGGTGttaaatatatcttttccttCAGAATCTTCTGCATTTTCTGCAAACACTCCGGCATATTTCAGGCAGACGGCAAGCTGCTTATCTTCAGATATCTTCCAAATCATCCCTCCCTGTTCAGGACACTTCTCAGGAATACTGAGAAGGCTGTGAAGTCTCTTCATTGATTCTATACTTAAGACAATTCCTCCTTCCATGCTCACATACTCCAGGTCTCCAGCTTTTACAGTGTGACCTAGATAGAAAGGTTGTGATGGATCCTTTTTTAACAAAAAGTACTTTAAGTTTTCAATAATAGCAAACGTCGTGGGGCGTGCAAGGAAGAACCAGTTGTATTGGTCTCTATATTTATCAAAGGCGTATTTGTAAGCTTTTCTCATCATTAACCACATGTCATTTGTTTCCATGTTAACTGACTCAAACACTTTAACATTTTCAGAACTGAAGAAGTCTACTTTGTCACAGTGATTGGTCCAAGTTTCTTTCACTGCAGCCCAGAGGCTCACATCTTTGGGTTTGACAAGGAGGATACAGTATACCCGAAAGCTCTTACTGAGTTCCATGCGTTCATCCTCTGAAATTTTCAAGATGTCTTCTTTATTAGGTGCTTGGAGATGATGATGCTCATGATGGTGCATTCTATTTCCATGACCAATCCTAACGTGTCCTAGCATAGTGATCAAGGCACAGAAAATGCTTCCAAGCATTACACCCTTCAAAAATGAACTGCTTTCAGAAAGCATTTTtcctataaagaagaaaaagaactttaGGATACTTAATAGAAAAGGATTAGTCTAATGATTTGATAGTTCCCTTATACTTACATTTGGCTCTtaatgttaaggaaaaaaaaaaaggctcccaGGTTTGACATGGAATCAGTTACAAATAGTACAAGAGAATCTTAAGAGTTTTTTGCTTCCAATGGTATCTGATTACTGCTAGGTATAACCTGGAACTTTGCAGAAATACCTCACAGCCATAGAATTTTCTGGGAGGCTATTTCTGCACTTCATCTATGGGGATTTAATTAACCAAGTACTGAATTAAAGCACTGACCCCAGACACCAATGTTACAGAGGTCGTCTGTCCATCATTCTCTTGAAAGGAATTTTGTTTCACAAGCTtgcattatattatttaaatacctCTGTAGCTAAAAATGGACTTTTACAAGAAAATGTTAAACTGAACAAATGAAACCACTAACAATTGCTATATCACCACTGGTATCTGTGCTGGCTTTTGTTCTCAATCTAATGCTTTATTTAACCGGTGGCTACCATCAGGTGTTTTGAGTACATCTAAAGCAAGTTTCTTGGAATTGATAccatatttgttaatatttaccCTCTTGTGCCTAAGACTAAATGATTTCCAACGCA
Protein-coding sequences here:
- the C1GALT1C1 gene encoding C1GALT1-specific chaperone 1 produces the protein MLSESSSFLKGVMLGSIFCALITMLGHVRIGHGNRMHHHEHHHLQAPNKEDILKISEDERMELSKSFRVYCILLVKPKDVSLWAAVKETWTNHCDKVDFFSSENVKVFESVNMETNDMWLMMRKAYKYAFDKYRDQYNWFFLARPTTFAIIENLKYFLLKKDPSQPFYLGHTVKAGDLEYVSMEGGIVLSIESMKRLHSLLSIPEKCPEQGGMIWKISEDKQLAVCLKYAGVFAENAEDSEGKDIFNTKSVGLFIKEAMTNHPNQVVEGCCSDMAVTFNGLTPNQMHVMMYGVYRLRAFGHVFNDALVFLPPNGSDND